In Chloroflexota bacterium, the genomic window CGCTCCGCCGACTTTTCCACCACTTTCGATACACAATCCCGTCTCTGGAATGCTTGTGATGAACATGCTTGGATGCTATAATGCCGCAAGCCGTGCGCTGTTTGAACCCCAACGGCCGCGGATGGGTGTATGGAACGACGACAGACCGAAATTGGTGGATTGCGCGTGGAAAGGACCCCCCTGTGATCCAAGATATTGCTAAAGCGCTGGCCGACAATATCGGCAAGGTGATCATCGGCAAAGACGACGTGGTCGAATTGCTGCTGGTAGCCTTGCTTGCCGACGGACATGTGCTGCTCGAGGATGTGCCCGGCACCGGCAAAACAACCCTGGCGAAAACGCTGGCGCGCTCTCTCGATCTTTCATTTGCCCGCATCCAATTCACGCCAGACCTTCTGCCTTCCGACGTAACTGGTATCAACTTCTACAATCAGAAGTCGCAGGAGTTTGAATTCCGCCCAGGACCTGTGATGAGTCAGGTTGTGTTAGCCGACGAGATCAACCGGGCTACCCCACGCACCCAATCGGCATTGTTGGAGGCCATGCAGGAACGGCAGATCACCGTGGATCGGGAGACCTACCAACTTCCCAATCCTTTCCTGGTACTTGCTACGCAGAATCCCATCGAATTGGAGGGTACCTTTCCCTTGCCTGAGGCCCAGATCGATCGTTTTCTCATGCAGATCAGTCTTGGCTACCCCGATGAGGACCAGGAAAACGAGATTCTGATCCGGTATGAACGGGAGGATCCGCTTGAGGCCCTGGAGCCGGTCATGTCCTCCGCTCAGCTCCTTGACGCCCGGGCCGAGGTGCGCACAGTCCGGGTTGAGGAGTCTGTGCGCACCTATTTGGTCAAGGTCGTCCGGGAAACCCGGGAGCATCCCTCTGTTGACTTGGGGGTCAGCCCTCGAGGCACGCTGGCTCTCTACCGTGCCTGTCAGGCAATGGCCGCGATACGGGGCCGGGCCTTCGTCCTGCCTGACGACGTAAAGGTGTTGGCGCCCTACGTGATGACCCATCGCATTCACATCAGCCCCCGAACGCGGTTGCGCGGTCGTACCCCTGAAGAGGTAATAGCTGAAATTGCCGACCAGGTGCCGGTGCCGGTTGTGTCCTGACTGAGGACCACCGACCGCTGACCACCGTCTTCGGGAAGCGGTCCGCCGTCTGTCGTCTGCGGTCTTCTGAAAGCCGTCTATGCCCGAAGAGAGCAACGAAACCCAGGCGCCAATTTCGTCGGCCACGCCCTTTTTGGGAGGGGCGACTGCACCCGCGCGTGCCTATCCTTCGGCTCGAGGGTTGCGACGGCGTCTGATCGTCGATTCCGAGAAGGAAACCCAGTGGAACGACGCCTGGCTGGCCATGGCGATGATTCTCTTTACGGTGGGCATCTTCTTGCAGCAAGGCGCTCTGGTCCTCATTGCCGGCCTATTGACCCTGGTGTCCGTTGTTGGTTGGCTTTGGGACCGTTTCGCCTTGACCGGTGTCGAGTATAGCCGCACTTTTGGCGAGCGGCGGGCGTTTGTGGGCGAGACGATTGATCTTGACCTGTCTGTCGTCAACAAAAAGATCCTTCCGGTGAGCTGGTTGCGGATCACCGATCGGGTGCCAATGGCACTGTCCCTGGATGGCATCGAGGTGGCTGCAACCGATGTGCAAACCGTGGGCCGCGTCAATCTGGTGTTTGCCCTGCGCTGGTACCAGCGAGTCAGCAGGCGTTATCATATCCAATGCACCCAGCGGGGTTTCTTTCCGTTTGGTCCGGTGGACCTGGAGGCAGGCGATATTTTCGGGCTGTTCAGCCGCAAACGGCGGATAGGTCGCCGCCAGTGGTTTATTATCTATCCAAAAGTGGAGAGCCTCACCGACCTGGGTTTGCCCCCGAAAGAACCATTTGGACCCACCAGGGCATCCCGCCAGCTCTTCGATGACCCCATCCGAACAGTCGGCGTGCGAGATTACTATCCCGGCGATGACTTTCGGCGGATTCACTGGAAAGCTACCGCGCGCCGGCAGAACCTGCAGAGTCGTGTATACGAACCATCGACAGCTCACAATTTGGTTATCATTCTCAACGTGGCAACCCTTTCCAAGCACTGGCAGGGCTTTATCCCTGAGCGCATGGAACGAGTCGTTAGCGTCTCCGCCTCGATAGCAGCCCATGCCATCGAGGCGCGCTGGCCCGTGGGTATCATTAGCAACGGTGCCCTGCCCGAGTCAGATCAAGCCATCAAAGTGCTGCCGGGGCGAAGTCCGGGCCAGCTTACCCGAATCATGGAGGCGTTGGCTGCCGTGTCTGCAGTGGCAACCAAACAGATCGAGGACCTGGTTCGACAGGAGAGTCCCAAGCTGCCGTGGGGCAGTACGTTGATCGTGGTTACGGCGGTGGTGACCGAGGCTTTGAAGGCAAGTCTTGCTGATCTTCGCCTGGAGGGCAGGCGCATCGTTCTGGTGAGCCTTGAAGAGCTCGATCCTGACGATCCCTTGCTTGAGGGTATTCTGGTGCGCTCCATTACTGGGGGGCTGCCCGACGGCGATGTGGTCGATCTGCCTGATGGGGAGAAAGCCACATGACTTTTTCCCTGCCCATTCCTATGCTTTCGTGGCGAGCAGAATTGCTGCGCGTTGCCTATGCGGGCATGGAGATATCCTGGTTTACCCCTATCTTCCTGATCTTCGTTGAACCCGCTCGCCAGTATCCACCCTTTTTGGTCGCTTTTCTGCTTGGCGCTCTGATGCTGGGCTTCCATTTCTGGACGGAGGCAGCCGACCACTTTCAGATCGATTTAACGGTAGAGCGCCTTTTGATGCTGCTGGCGCTGCCTGTGTTCGTCTTGCTGGGTTGGCGCATCTTTCTCTATCCCGATCTGCCGTCAGGCGACTTCATCTGGATCAAGGAATCGGGCTTTCAGCTGATACAGGGAGGGAACAGTACTTCGTATTGGGCGATATTGGGGACCGTGCTATTCCTATGGTGGCGAGGCCTGGCGCTCAGTCGAAGGGAGTATACGTTTGAAACGGTCTCCTTTTCGTTTCGGCTGGGGCTACTCCTGTTGATCGGTGGGACTCTCCTGTTGTCCTACCAGGTCGAATTCCAGGTTATGGCGTTCGTCTTCCCCTTCTTTTTCTTCAGCCTGATTTCCGTGGCTCTGGCGCGGCAGGAGGAAGTGGGGCAGCTAAAGGGGGATGTGGGGCAGATATTCGATCTCTATTGGCTTGCCCTGTTAGCCGGAACGGTCTTTCTCATTCTGGCGATCGGTGCCATCTTCCTGTTGGTTGCCCGGCCGGAGGGGATACAAACTGTGCGCGACCTCTGGGCACCTGTTGGTGAGGGCCTCCTGAGGTTGATCGCACGGTTTCTCTTTATCATTCTTTCACCGCTGGAGCCGCTGCTTGAATGGCTCGCAGCGTTTTTCGCTCGCGGGATCGAGGTCATGATGGATCAAGGCTTCGGCGAGACCCTTCAGAGCTTTCAAATACTCGACGAAGCGGCTCAGGAACCTGGTGCGACACCCTATGTCCAAATCGCGTTTGATATCGTTCGCTACATCTGCGGTGGTGCGATCCTGATAGGGCTCGTCGGGATGGGGCTTTGGCTGTTGGGCAAGGAACGGAAACGACGCCGGGAACACGCGGAGACTCATGAAAACCTCGATGCGAACCTGGGGGATGCCCTGGCCGGCCTGCTGCGCAACGCCGGCGATCGATTAAGAAGCGCGATTGGCAACGTGACACGCTTTGGCATGAGCGGTGATCTGTTGGCAGCGATCTCCGTTCGTAACATCTATGCCAATATGACACGCCTTTCCCGCGGACGGGGGTATCCGCGGCGCAAGGCCGTTACACCGTACGAATATCTGGCCGACCTGGAGATGGCGTTTCCGGAAGCGAAATCCGAAGCCAGGATCATTACCGACGCCTATGTCGGCGTCCATTACGGGGAATTCCCCTCCAGCCGGGAGGAGTTGGATGACCTGCGGGCCGCCTATAAGCGCCTGCGGGCGAGTCCCTCCCCGGACGCTGATGTTTCGCCTATTGCGCAGTGAGCATCCTCCGCGAAGCATCCGGTTGCGGGCAGTGCAGGCAGTAGCCTCGACGCCTTTGCCTTTTTGAAGTTGCTGACTTATTCGCGACCTCGGCGGCGACCCAACCACTTCGTCAGCTCGATAACGGCAAGGACGGCGACACCGCCAAGCATACAGACGAACAGGTTGGCAATGGAGAGGGCTTGGGTGCCAAAGATTCTCTGAAGCAGGGGAACGTAAATCAGCGCCAGCTGAAGCAATATCCCGGCCGCGACGGCGATGACCATCAACCGGTTGGAAAAAGCCCCGATGGTGAAGAGGGAATCAACGTTGGAACGGATTGCCAGCGCATTGCCCAGCTGTGCAAACACCAGCGTGGTGAAAATCATGGTCTGCCACGGACCGCTGGCGTCCTGACGCCAGAACGCGTAGCCGATTCCCAGGGAGATCAGCCCGATCATAGTGCCAATCCAGATGATCTGGGTGCCGATGCCGCGACTGAACACGCTCTCCTGGGGTTCAAATGGGGGACGCTGCATCACACCGCGCTCCCCTTTCTCCTGGGCCAAAGCGAGGCCCGGTAAACCGTCGGTGACAAGGTTGATCCAGAGGATTTGGAGAGGCAACAAGGGAAGCGCCATTCCCAGGAATGGTCCTACCAGCATCACAAAAAGCTCACCGATATTGCTGGACAGGGTGTACTTGATGAACTTACGGATGTTGTCGTAGATAACCCGGCCTTCTTCGACGGCTGCCACAATGGTAGCGAAGTTGTCGTCCAGCAAGACTATGTCCGAGGCCTGTTTCGAGACGTCGGTACCGGTAATGCCCATGGCAACCCCGATATCGGCCCGTTTCAGAGCCGGTGCATCGTTAACCCCGTCGCCCGTCATGGCGGCGATTTCCCCATTTTGTTGCAGAGCCTGAACGATGTTCAGCTTGTGTTCCGGAGCGACTCGGGCATACACAGAAACATCGTCAACCACTTTCTGCAGGTCTTCGACCGACATATGGTCCAGTTCCTGGCCGGTCAGAACGTCGCCATTGTCGGTGATGTTCAGGTCCCTGGCGATCTGCAGCGCCGTCAGAGGATGGTCACCTGTGATCATGACAGGACGAATGCCTGCCTCCCGTGCCACAGCGACCGCTTCCCGCACTTCTGGCCTGGGTGGGTCCATCATGGCGACCAGGCCGACGAAAACCATGTCGTTTTCCAGTTCCGTGGGATCTGTCGGAGGCTCTTCCCTGTCGCAGAATCGAAAGGCGACGCCCAGGACACGTTGACCCTGTTGGGCCAGCCGTGCATTGGACGACAAGATTCGCTCTCTCATCTCGTTGTCCATCGGCACGATCTCGTTGTCCACCAGCACTTTGGTCGAGATGGGAAGCATGGTGTCCACGCCTCCCTTGGTCATCAGGACGGAAGGTGAATCCCGCCAGGGCACATCGGACTGTTTGACCAGGGGGCTCATCTGGTGGACTGTGGTCATTCGCTTGCGTTCTGAGGAAAAGGGCACCTCGCCAACACGGGGCCATTCTTTCTCCAGTTCGGCCTTTTCAAAGCCCAGTTGGTGGGCAGCCAAAACCAGAGCGGCCTCAGTGGGATCGCCGATTGCAACGACGCCGCCACTGTCATCAGATTCCAGGAGGGCGTCGTTGCACAGAGCGCCAGCGCGAACGAGTACGCTCAGGGCGGTAAGCTCAGGAGAGGATTCGGGGCTGATCAGGTGGGCCTGGAGCAGGTCCTCCCGTTGTTCTACCATCGTTTCGATGGTCTTTGTGTTGCCGGCAGTGTCCAGAATCGTCACCGTCATGAGGTTTTCGGTGAGGGTGCCGGTCTTGTCGGAGCAGATGACGGTAACCGAGCCCAGGGTCTCCACCGAAGGGAGGTTCCTGATGAGCGCCTGTCGCTTGAGGAGTCTTTGTGAACCGAGGGCCAGCGTGATGGTAACCACGGCAGGCAGGCTTTCTGGTATGGCTGCCACCGCGAGGCTGACGGCGGTCAGGAAGAGAGTTTCAAGATCTTCACCGCGCAGTATTCCGAGGACGACGACCACAGCGACAATGCCCAGAGCGGCCCAGGCAAGGGTCTTGCCCAGGTCAGCCAACCGGCGTTGAAGGGGCGTCATCTCTTCCTCGACTCCCTGGATCAGGTCGGCAATCTTGCCCAACTCTGTATTCATACCGGTGGCGGTGACAGCAGCGGTTCCCCGCCCGTAGGAAATCACCGTGCCCATGAAGAGCATGTCCGTCCGGTCACCCAAGGGTGGATTATCACCAGAGGGAACGGTCACCACCTTTTCGACGGGCTCCGATTCGCCGGTTAGCGTCGCTTCTTCGACTTTCAGGTTGACGCTCTCAATCACTCGGGCGTCGGCTGGCACAATATTGCCTGCCTCCACAAGAAGGATGTCACCAGGCACCAGTTGGGTAGACAAGACCTCGCGAATATGACCGTTGCGCCGGACACGGACAGTGGGGACCGACATCTTTTTCAGGGCGGCCATCGCCTCTTCCGCCTTGCGTTCCTGGGTATATCCGAGGATGGCATTGAGCAAGACGATCGCCAGGATGACCACCACTTCCAGCCACTCGCCGAGTAACCCGGACACCAGCGCGGCGACCATCAGAACAATGACCATGACCTCCTTGAACTGGTCCAGGAAAATGCGCCAGGATTCCTTGGTTTTCCCTTCCACCAACTCATTTGGGCCATATTGTTCGAGACGGCGCCTGGCTTCCGCGTCGGTCAACCCCTTTTCAACATCTGTTTCCAGCTGTTGAACAGTCTCATCTGCCGTTAGTTTATACCACTGTGTCGACACAGTTTGGTTTGTCCTCCTGATCGCTGCTCGGGTTGACGAAACGCATGTCGTCGTTTCCCATTGGGCAGCATTGCTTTGATGATCTGTCGTGGAGCGATCGGTCTTTCCGTCGCTGCTCAGGCAGCTGAAATGTTGCACCGCAGCCAAGATTGCTATCTGAAAAGCGCAGAAATCATACCGCAGAATCAAGAGATATGCAATGTCGCTTCCATGGCACCGCCGATTGACTCCCCTTCCCATCTATGCTACTATGCAGTCCCGTGTTGTGCGGGATTTTTTATTGCCACCAGTCAACCCATCAGGTCAGGGCGTACCTGGCTCGGAGCCCAGTTTCGAATTCGAGCCGCTACGGTGGCGGCGAAGGCACGGCAGCTTCTGACCGTGTCTTTTGCTTTTTTTGACATCTGCCCGCAGCGTGACCGCGAAGTCGTTGTCTGTCGAATCCTGTTTTGCAGAGGCTGTCATGACCAAACTCATTTTTATCACCGGAGGTGTGGTAAGTTCCCTGGGAAAAGGGGTAACTGCTGCCGCAATTGGACGACTGCTGAGGAGCCGGGGCGTATCTGTTTCGATCCAGAAGCTCGATCCTTATCTCAATGTAGATCCCGGCACTATGTCACCCTACCAGCATGGTGAGGTGTTCGTAACTGAGGATGGTGCCGAGACCGATCTGGACCTGGGGCACTACGAACGTTTTATCGATGTCAATCTCAGTCAGGCCAGCAATGTCACCTCTGGACAGATCTATGCAGATGTGTTGCGAAAAGAGCGGCGGGGAGACTATCTCGGCGGCACTATTCAGGTGATTCCCCATGTGACCAATGAAATCAAAAGGCGCATCGGCCTGGTGGCCCGGGAAAGCGATGCCGAGGTGGTGATCGTCGAAGTTGGCGGGACTGTGGGTGACATCGAGGGTTTGCCATTCCTTGAGGGTATCCGGCAAATGCGAAAGGATATGGGGCGGGATAACGTGCTTTATATTCACGTCACGCTTCTGCCGATGATAGGGGCCACAGGTGAACTCAAGACCAAGCCTACCCAGCATAGCGTGCGGGAGTTGCGCGGCATCGGTATCCAACCAGATGTGATCGTGCTTCGTTCTGACTTTCCGGTCGAGCAAAGTCTTCGAGACAAGATTGCCCTCTTTTGCGATGTGGAACCGGAAGCGGTGGTGCCTTTAACCACCGTCAAGAGCCTCTACGAGGTGCCGCTGATGTTGGAGGAATTTGGCCTGGGCAATTGGCTGACCAGCCGTCTTGGCTACGGGTGGCGGGTGCCCGATCTGGCTGAGTGGCGACAGTGGGTCGACCGGCTGGATCTGATGAACGAACAGGTTGATACGGAATCACTATCGCCGTTGCGCATAGCCCTGGTCGGCAAGTATGTAGATCTGCACGACGCCTACATGAGTGTCAAAGAGGCGCTGACCCATGCATCGGTCGCCCTTGGACGGACCATGGAGGTCCAGTGGATAAAATCGGAACGCCTGGAGACCCCAGAGGGTCTTGGGTTGCTGGAAGGCGCTGGCGGTATTGTAGTGCCAGGTGGCTTTGGAGAGCGTGGCATCGAAGGCAAGGTAACCGCTGCCCGTTATGCCCGCGAGAATGGCATTCCCTATCTCGGCCTTTGCCTGGGAATGCAAGTGATGTGCATCGAGTTTGCTCGCCATGTGCTCGAAGCAGCGCGTGCCAACAGCACCGAATTTGATCCCAATAACCCTCACCCGGTCATCGACCTGATGCCCGACCAGCGGGATATCGCCGACATGGGTGGGACAATGCGCTTGGGTGCCTACCCCTGCGTGCTTCAGCCTGGCAGCAAGGCCTACCAGGCTTACGGCCAGGATCGAATCGATGAACGCCACCGCCATCGCTTTGAGTTCAACAATGCCTACCGTGAGCGCATGCAGGAGGCCGGTATGGTGTTCAGCGGGATCTCGCCTGACGACCGGCTGGTGGAGATCGCAGAGCTGCGGGACCATCCGTGGATGCTTGGCAGCCAATTCCACCCTGAATTCAAGAGCCGGCCTAACCGACCGCATCCCCTGTTCCTGGCCTTTTTGCAGGCGGTCCTGGATCAAAGTAAGAGTTTGCAGAGTGCTGTAGAAGACGACGCCACCCAGTAGAGCGGGGGAGGGGCATGGGATTGCTGCCAGTGTCAAAGATGATGGTTACGCGAAACCGACTCGTGGTTGCTGGCAATCTTGATTAGCTGTGGTATAATTTTAGGACAATTACCGGCTGCGATTGCACCGTGTGGGGCGCTTGAGGCCACCGGATGCCAATGTCCGCGGTGGGTCGATGATGCAGCTTGTAGGAGGTGAGTGACGATGTCAGGTCATTCAAAATGGTCAACGATCAAAAGAAAAAAGGGTGTAAACGACGCCAGACGGGGCGCTATTTTCACCAAGATGGCGCGGGAGATCCAGGTAGCGGCCCGTGATGGCGCCGATCCGGAGTTCAATTTCCGATTGCGCCTGATTGTCGACAAGGCTAAAGCTGCCAACATGCCCAAGGACAATATCGCCCGGGCAATTCGGCGGGGTGCCGGTCTTGAAAAGGGTGCCGAACTCGAGGAGATAACCTATGAGGGTTATGGTCCTGGCGGCGTGGCGTTGTTTTTGGAAGTATTGACCGATAATCGCAATCGGGCGATCGCCGAAATCCGTTATGTGCTCAACCGTGGCAACGGCACCCTGGGCGAGGGTGGTTCTGTTTCCTGGCAGTTCGAGTCGAGAGGGTATATTGCCCTACCTATGGGCGGACACGAGCAGGACGATGTCTTTATGGTGGCTTTGGAGGCAGGGGCCGACGATGTGGAGTTCAGCGATAGCATTGCCGAAGTCTATACCGAACCCGCCGATCTGAAGAGGGTGCAGGATGCCTTTGAGGCTGAAGGGTTCGAGGTCGATACGGCGGAGTTGACCAAGACTCCCAAGACGCCGCTGAGCCTGGACGAAAAGACAACACGTGCTGCCATGGCCCTGATCGAAAGCCTGGAAGATCTGGAGGATGTCACCAACGTCTACTCCAACCTCGATATTTCCGATGAAATCCTAGCAGATCTGGCTGTTTGACAATCGATGGCTGGAGAGATCGGAGCGACGCTTGCTGGTACTGGGGATCGATCCTGGCACAGCGATAACCGGTTATGGTTTTGTTGCTCAGGATATTGATCTTGAGCTTGTGGAGTGTGGTGTAGTTACTACCAAGGCGAACACCCCGCTTCAGGACCGGCTATTGATCATCCATCGTGAGTTAAGCACTTTGATTGAGCGTTATCGCCCCGAATCTGTGGCGGTGGAAGAATTGTTTTTCAGCAAGAATGTGCGTACCGCGATGAGCGTTGGTCACGCACGAGGTGTTGTGCTGCTGGCGGCAGCCCAGGCCGGCTTACCCGTCCATCATTACAAACCAAGCGAAGTGAAGTTGGCCGTGGCTGGCTATGGTGGGGCAGACAAGCAGCAAGTGCAGGAAATGGTTCGTCTGTTGCTTGGCCTCGACGAGATTCTCAAACCGGATGATGCAGCCGATGCGGCAGCTGTAGCCATCTGCCATCTTCATTCCTTCCGACTACGTCAATTGGAAGCGGGTCTATAAGCTATCGCTCGTTACATGTTCTGATAAACGCTGTCATTCTCTGTTGAGGTACTCTTTCCATGCCGTTGCCGAGTGCACGGATACTAATCGCCGAAGATGAAGCGCCGCTGCGCAACCTGGTTCGCATGTCGTTGGAAGCCGCCGGTCATTACGTCACCGCGGTCGGCGATGGCGATGAGGCCCTTTCCTGTTTTCTGAGCGAACCGTACGATCTGGTTATCCTCGACGTGATGATGCCGAAGGTGGACGGGTTCACCGTCTGTGAGGAAATCAGAAAACGTTCCGATGTTCCCGTCATGATGCTGACAGCCCTGGGTGGTACCGACGATCTTGTGAGGGGATTTGAACTGGGGGCCGACGATTACATTGCCAAGCCATTCACTTTCAAGGAGGTCCAGGCACGGATATTTGCTATCCTTCGCCGCATGCAGTGGGTCGAGGAAAAACGCAGCCCGGTCTTGCTTGCTATCGGGCAGGTTAGTATCGATGCCGATGCGCACGAAGTGACCGTGGATGGGGAACAGGTACACTTGACTCCCATTGAATTCAAACTGTTGTATACTTTGATGAGCAATGCAGGAAAAGCCCTGAACAAAAAGGATCTTTTTGTGACCGTTTGGGGATACCAGTTTATTGGCGGTACCAACCTGATAGAGGTCACTATTCGGCGACTTCGGGAGAAGATCGAAGAAGACCCTTCCAAACCGCACCATATTCAAACCATTCGGGGCACGGGTTACCGCTTCAGAAGCCCCGATTAACAGGCTCTCTTGAGGGCTAAACGTTGCTGAGGTCAGGAAATGATTGCCAGTGTCGATGGTAGGGTACTTGCTCTTGATGAGGATTCTCTGGTCGTCGGGCTCGGCGGTCTGGGCGTGCGAGTCCGTGTCCCGGTGGATGTCCTGGCTTCTGTTCGTCCTGGCGATGAAGTGCTATTGTTGACTCACCTTCACGTTCGGGAGCAGGAGCTTTCCCTCTATGGTTTTGCAGAACGGCCCGATCTGATCCTGTTCCAACAACTGCTGGGTGTTTCCGGGGTCGGCCCCAAGCTGGCGTTGACAACACTTTCTTCCATGCCTGCCGATTCCCTACGCCTCGCCATCGGCCAGGGACAGGCAGATATTGTGGCCCGTGTTCCCGGAATCGGAAAAAAGACAGCTCAAAAGATCGTGTTGGAACTCAAGGACAAGGTGGGAGCCTGGGAAGATACGCCGCCTGAACTGGCTGCGTTGAGCGAGGCAGATGCAGAAGTAATCGACGCCTTAACCGCTCTTGGTTACAGCGTGGTGGAGGCTCAGCGGGCTGTTCAGGGCCTGCCACAGGATGTCACCGACGTGGAGGAGCGACTCCGTCTGGCGCTTCTCAGTTTTGGGTAGAGGGTCTTTTTCTACCGGGGATTTTTGACAAATTCCATCCTTTGTGTTACATTGCCCGCCGCGAAAAACTGAAGATACTGAAGACTCTTATTCAGAGGGGGTGAGGGACCGGCCCTATGACCCCCCGGCAACCGGATCTGTCGTTATTTTCCTGTCTATCCAAAGGTCTGAGCGACGACTCCGATAATGGTAGACTGTCGCTTTGCGACAGCCACGGTGCCAATTCCGGCAGATGGTTTGCATTACCCATCTGGAAGATGAGAGGGACGACCTGAACGGCGCGCTCCTCGGAGCGTGTTTTTTTTCGTTTCGCAGGAAGAGGTTATTTGATCCTTGTTTGAGCATTTTTGGACATTGAAGTACCATGGCGTTGCGCCGGGAACAGGATTTCATGACAGCAATGTTGGGCGAAAAGAACCAAAAAGTGCCAAGCGACACCATCTTCTGCGCCGACGCGCGGCAGATGGCACACCTGCCCGATTCGTGCGTGCATTTGGTTGTGACCTCGCCACCCTATAATATCAACAAGACCTACACCGATCATCAGGACAATCTGCCGCTGGACGAATATCTGGAGTTTCTGAACGAGGTTTGGCGCGAGTGCTACAGGGTGTTGGTGCCAGGCGGACGCCTCTGCATCAACGTGGCCAATACCAACCG contains:
- a CDS encoding response regulator transcription factor, translating into MPLPSARILIAEDEAPLRNLVRMSLEAAGHYVTAVGDGDEALSCFLSEPYDLVILDVMMPKVDGFTVCEEIRKRSDVPVMMLTALGGTDDLVRGFELGADDYIAKPFTFKEVQARIFAILRRMQWVEEKRSPVLLAIGQVSIDADAHEVTVDGEQVHLTPIEFKLLYTLMSNAGKALNKKDLFVTVWGYQFIGGTNLIEVTIRRLREKIEEDPSKPHHIQTIRGTGYRFRSPD
- the ruvA gene encoding Holliday junction branch migration protein RuvA, translated to MIASVDGRVLALDEDSLVVGLGGLGVRVRVPVDVLASVRPGDEVLLLTHLHVREQELSLYGFAERPDLILFQQLLGVSGVGPKLALTTLSSMPADSLRLAIGQGQADIVARVPGIGKKTAQKIVLELKDKVGAWEDTPPELAALSEADAEVIDALTALGYSVVEAQRAVQGLPQDVTDVEERLRLALLSFG